The nucleotide sequence GTACCCTCGGCGGAGCTGACAGGGGCTCATCGCTGGGCGATTCCCATGATGTCACTTCTTCTGACTTGGATTCCTCCAGGGCACCTGAGAGTGTTGCTGCAGAATCCAACATCGCAAACGATGCCGCCTTCGAGGGCCAGCAAGCCCCGCAAAGTCCCACACGTACCGAGATGCCCGATGTCATGAGCGAGGTCAGCACAGAGAGCGCCATCACGAGTAGCAGTGCGGGCGCAAGCGTTGGATACAAGGTCAGTGAGGCAACGGGAAGTTCTTCGGGCTCACAATTTGGTGCCAGAACACCTACGGTTGAGGAAAAGACCATCACCGCCAGCGTCGAAATGCTCAAGGGTGGCTGCCTACCGGGAGACTTTGTCCCCGTCAAGATCTCAGTGCACCACATCAAGAGGATAAAAAGCGTTCATGGAGTCATTGTCACTCTGTACAGGCAAGGAAGAATAGACTCGGCACCGCCCATATCGTCTTTCCAGGGCCTGTCCAAGGAAGACGTGCGTCGCCTGGAAAAGGAAGAATATTTCCCACGGTCGAAAACAGGGCTGAGCGGCTTGTCTTTGTCATCAGCTGGTTCCTGCAGCGTCTTCCGCAAGGATCTCTCGCAGGCCTTTGGTCCTCTGATCATCGACCCCATCACACTGGACGCAAGCGTGACGATTTCGGTTCGAGTACCAGAGGATGTCTTTCCTACCATCAAGGGCGTGCCCGGGGAGCTGATTAGCTTCAAGTATCAAATGGAGGTAATAGTGGACTTGGGAGGCAAGCTGGCCAGCCAAATCTCGTCGGTACAATCCAAAGCCGGCGGCATATCTGCCGGTGGCGCAATGCCCTCTGCCAGAAACCCATACGAAAGCGGAGGCTCGTCTATCATGGGAAGCTGGGGCAACAGCATCATAGATACGGACCAGCTGCGTCGCCACAAGGGTGTCATCTCGGTTGTGTTCGAAGTTCCTGTAGGGAGCGTGGACTCAAGTCGACAAAGGACAAGGGGCGGTTCTCTTCGTCCGAATCCCCAAGCGCGCCAGCCGTCGCAAGCGACCGAATCGTCGCAAATACCGACAGTAGGCTATGGACCGGAAGACAAACAGCGGGCTCAGTCAGAGCCAGCTGGGCAAGAGGACTATGTTCACAGTCATGGAAGTCAGGGCAACGGACCTATGGGACCAAGTACTGAATATGTACCCAGCCCGTACTACACTCCACACGATCCTCGTCAACAGCATGCGC is from Pyricularia oryzae 70-15 chromosome 2, whole genome shotgun sequence and encodes:
- a CDS encoding pH-response regulator protein palF/RIM8, whose translation is MGGSSASRNQSSLLEDTHTSRSLISRLFSRSKTRHITDFHIRPVDPHRKYAKGDHVTGAVVLTVLRPIRITHLTVALHGFVKVFKSPNAAHEATINTAQIASGVTNRTRYLGNGLASLFQDEQVLSADGKLEAGRYEFNFDLVFPSKVNLPTSIDFERGTISYMISATLTRPTSITPTTVCDRKIYLVEKVDIGSIPAPRPRTISLEPISRRTRRRRTDRPSTLGGADRGSSLGDSHDVTSSDLDSSRAPESVAAESNIANDAAFEGQQAPQSPTRTEMPDVMSEVSTESAITSSSAGASVGYKVSEATGSSSGSQFGARTPTVEEKTITASVEMLKGGCLPGDFVPVKISVHHIKRIKSVHGVIVTLYRQGRIDSAPPISSFQGLSKEDVRRLEKEEYFPRSKTGLSGLSLSSAGSCSVFRKDLSQAFGPLIIDPITLDASVTISVRVPEDVFPTIKGVPGELISFKYQMEVIVDLGGKLASQISSVQSKAGGISAGGAMPSARNPYESGGSSIMGSWGNSIIDTDQLRRHKGVISVVFEVPVGSVDSSRQRTRGGSLRPNPQARQPSQATESSQIPTVGYGPEDKQRAQSEPAGQEDYVHSHGSQGNGPMGPSTEYVPSPYYTPHDPRQQHAPIYIPPPDVPNDMGLSEKERARRAEQRLLPSQPPAAPFASTLSETTLEDIYNVEDDAAAGPSSAPIVGNSNGVATAPTLDEVESGEAAVGNSEDKLERERHRLLQEASAPPDFPEDYDTGDPGPSNQGPVTSATAPALSFQPSAPILSEDDEDPGSSYFNQHTSTGDYMGAGALGRPITAPHEPLPRYQR